The sequence below is a genomic window from bacterium.
GTACAGATACAAGGTCCTGCGGCCCAGCACGGAGCTCAGCCAGGCGGTCAGGGGCATCATGATGACAACCGAGATGAGGTAGGCGGCACTCACCCAGGTCACCTCTTGCGCGTTCACGCCGTACGTGCCCTCGATATGCACGAGGGCCACGTTGACAATGCTGGTGTCGATGGTGCTCATCAGCGCGCCAACGAGCACAGAGAGCGAGACCGTCCATTTGCCGGCAGCAGGTCTCCGGGGGACGGCGGCGGCGGGAGCGAGAACGGTAGCCACGATCAGCGCACCGGGTGACGTGTGTCGATCGCCACCTCGGCCGAGAGGCCGATGGCGGGCTGGGTTTCGCCGCGGCCGAAGTCGAAGTAGATCCGCACGGGGACGAGCTGGACGACCTTAATGAAGTTCCCCGTGGCGTTGTCCGGCGGCAGGAGCGCCACCGCCGAGCCGGTGGCCTTGCCGATGCTTCCCACGTGCCCGTGGAACACGTGGCCGTGGAACTCGTCGATGTGGATGGCCACCGGGTCGCCGACGCGGACGCCGCCGAGATGGGATTCCTTAGTGTTTGCATCTACCCAGAGGTGGCCCTGGATGGTAATAGCCATCAATGGCTGGTTGGGCTGGACCACTTGGCCGGGTTGCACCGTCTTGTTCGTCACCCAGCCGTCGACCGGGGCGGAGATGACCGTCCGACTGAGATTGACTCGGGCGACCCGCACCGCTTGCTCTGCGGCCGCGACCTGAGCATGAGCGGCGGCGAGCTCATGAGCCCGCTGACTGGTCACCGCCGCCTGCGCCTGGGCCTGCTGGACCTGCCCTTGGGCATTCGCCACCTGCCCCTGGTTGACGGCCACCGCCTGGCGAGACACCTCGACCTGCTGGCGTGCCGCGATCGCGGACGCGAGCTGCGACCGCGCCTGGTGCACGGCGTCCTCGGCCGCCTGCGCCTGCGCGGTCGCGGTGGCGAGATTGGCCGTATCGATGTCCACCTGTTGCGTCGCGATGGCCCCGGCGGTCAGGAGGGCTTTGTCGCGGTCGTAGGTGCGCTGTGTGGTCGTGAGCTGGGCCCGCGTGGCGCGGAGGTTGGCCTCCGCGGTGGCGACTTGTTTCTGTGCCTGCGTGATCCCCGCCGCGGTCGTCTGGTCGTTCATCACCAGTTGCGCCCGCGCTTGCGCGACCGTCGGCTGCTGCGCCCGGAGCGTGCCCTGTGCCACGTTGAGCCCTGCGGCGAACGCCTGCTGCTGGGCGGTGAGGGCTGCGGCGGCCGCCTGCTCGTTCGCGAAGGCGGTGGTGCGCTGGGCCTCGGCCTGTGCGAGTGCCAGACGAGAATCGGTCGGATCGATGTCGACAAGCTCGGTGCCGGCGCGCACGTATTGGTGCTCCTCCACGAGCACCCTGAGCACATTCCCGCTCACGCGCGGGCTGATGGCGGCGAGATCGCCGTTGGTCTGCGCGTTGTTGGTCTTGACGAAGCCACTATTCGCGCGCCAGTAGAGGACGCCGCCGGCACCGATGAGGAGGACGGCCAGGACACCGACGAGCCCGCGCAACCGCCCCTTGGTGAGCCACCGCCGCCGACCGTGGGGAGTGCCGTTTCGGGCCGCCTGAGGGACTTCGCTCCCTGGGGGGATCCACAAACGCACGTCCGACACGACGCTCGTCCCGGTCGGAGCCTCAGCGCGCCTGGCAGCGGTGCCGACGGGGGCGTCGTATGACCGCTGTCCATTTGCAGATGCGTTGCGCATTTCCGTCCTCCTCCATACAGATAATTGCGACTGTTATCAGGGTTGCGTTTTTTATCCCCCGAGCTTTCCGCACCGACGTCGCTACCTAACCGGATTTCCATTCCGGGCATTCCCGATTGGAACGCAAGCACATCTCGTCGCCTTGCCGGTGGCTTTGTAGGTGCCAGCGTAAGCCCCAAACGCCACCA
It includes:
- a CDS encoding HlyD family secretion protein translates to MSDVRLWIPPGSEVPQAARNGTPHGRRRWLTKGRLRGLVGVLAVLLIGAGGVLYWRANSGFVKTNNAQTNGDLAAISPRVSGNVLRVLVEEHQYVRAGTELVDIDPTDSRLALAQAEAQRTTAFANEQAAAAALTAQQQAFAAGLNVAQGTLRAQQPTVAQARAQLVMNDQTTAAGITQAQKQVATAEANLRATRAQLTTTQRTYDRDKALLTAGAIATQQVDIDTANLATATAQAQAAEDAVHQARSQLASAIAARQQVEVSRQAVAVNQGQVANAQGQVQQAQAQAAVTSQRAHELAAAHAQVAAAEQAVRVARVNLSRTVISAPVDGWVTNKTVQPGQVVQPNQPLMAITIQGHLWVDANTKESHLGGVRVGDPVAIHIDEFHGHVFHGHVGSIGKATGSAVALLPPDNATGNFIKVVQLVPVRIYFDFGRGETQPAIGLSAEVAIDTRHPVR